Genomic window (bacterium BMS3Abin08):
TGCTCCCCACCACGTAAGAGTATTTTATTCCCCCGATACTCTCCATTAAGCCGTTGAATACACCCACATCGATATAGAGCCAGTTTTCATCACCCCTCTTTGCCTTTCCCGTGACCGATGCTACAAACACGCCCGCATCTCCCACTACAGCCCGGCCCGGTTCGAGGTGTATCATGAGGTCCTCAGGAAATTGCTTTGTTATGAGATCGTTTATCATTTCCTCTATGGCGGGAATCCCGATGATATCCCTTCTGTACCTGATTGGATAGCCGCCGCCTAAGTTCAGGAGATTCAGACTGAGTCCTTTTTCTCCGGCCTTTATCCAGAGTGTCTTTACCTTGTCAAGGGCGGTGCTCCAGTTATATATGTTTGTGCATTGGGACCCCACGTGGAAGGTGATTCCAGCAGGGTTCAGGCCCTTTTCCCCGGCATACAAGAGAAGATCTAAGGCCCTATCAGGTTCTACGCCGAATTTTTTGCTTAGCGGCCATTCGCTTCCCTCATTGGGAACCGTGAGTCTCACGTAAACATTGGAGGAAGGCGCTATCCTGGAGATCTTGTCTACCTCCTCGGTTGAATCAAAGGCAAAGTATGTGATCCCGTAAGAGAACGCCTCCTCTATGAAGTGCGGGTTCTTTACGGGGTTGGAGGAGATTATCCTCTCAGGGGATACTCCCAAGGTCTTAAGTATATGCAGCTCTCCTTCAGAGGCAATCTCAAAGTTTAACCCAAGGGAATCGATAAGCCTTACAACCTCTATCCCGGGATGTGCCTTGACGGCATAAAAACATTTTGAATTATTAATCCCTCCCCCAATCAATCCTGCTTTTTTGCCGACAACATCCCTGTCCAGGAGGAGATAGGGTGTTTGTTCCTCAGAGGTCGCAAGAAAATTCAGGATCTTTTGCCATGTTAAAGGGGATATTGAAGAGTGGATATTTTTTTTCATGGGAAGACTCTGCTATTGTTTTTTCATCTTGATATATCTTTTTATTGCATCTCTGACGGCTATGGAAATATTCTTGTTCTTCTCAAGTATGACCAGGTCGTGAAACCTGACACGTGAAATGTAAGGCATGGAGATGCCCGGCGGTGTCTTTGGATTGGAAACAAGGGAGTACAGTATGGGGTATTTCCTGATCCAGTCGCGCTTTTTTGATATGTATCTCAGTGCATCTTCAGGGACAGAGGGGTTTCTGGCTATAATCTCCACTTCTCCCTCTGTGAGTTTGGGATTTTCCAGGACCTTCAGGACCACTTCCCTGTTCGGATCACGTATAAGAATGTTTCGGAGTTCCTTGCCACCCTTGAGTGCCAGATGTATCTTTTCTCCGATAGTCAATCTCTGGATACGTTGAAGGATCCTTTCCGGACTCTGCATTTTTGCATGCTCAGCCTCTTCGGGGGCAGGGGTTTTTCCCAATGCCCTGGAGGTTACCACGGGCAGGCTCAGCAGGGTCGCTGCCTCTTTATGAACAGAATCCGGTGTTCCGGGATGCTCATAGATAATTCTGAGGACTGCAGGCTTTTGCCTGTTTGCCTGAAGGATTTCAGCGGATACATCGTTGTCGGAAGGATAATCAAGGAGCATCCTGATTACATCTTCAGAGGCGATGGAGAAATCAATACCTATAAGTCTGTCTTCATCCATTTATCAAAACAAAATATTCAATGTTGCCTTTCTGCCCCCTGAGGGTTGACTCAAAAGGGCCCTCAACATACAGTCCCATGGACTTTATCTGATCGACTATTCTGTTAACCGCATTTTCTCTCTTTTCACTGTCCCTGATTACACCCCCCTTTTCTATCTCACTCTTACCGACTTCGAACTGTGGCTTAACCAAGGCAAGGATCTTTCCACCCCTCTTCAGAAATTGAAGTGCCGCCGGAATTACTTTCAGTAGAGATATAAATGAGACGTCTATCGTAACAAAATCCATCTCTTCGGGTATAGCCTCTTTTGTGAGATGTCTTATGTTGGTCCTTTCGAGGACTATGACACGGGGGTCGTTTCTGAGCTTCCAGGAGAGTTGGCCGTACCCTACGTCGACAGCATAGACCTTTTTTGCTCCCCCCTGTAGCATACAGTCCGTGAATCCCCCTGTTGAAGCCCCGACATCCAATGTGACCGCACCTTCAATATTAACCGAGAAATAATCCAGCGCCCCTTTCAGCTTAAGCCCCCCCCTGCTTACATAGGGAAGATCGTTTCCCCTGAGATCTATCCTGCTTTCAGTGTCAACAGGTGTCCCGGCCTTTGTTACGGGATGACCGTCAACAAAGACCTTTTTCCCCATGATCAAGGCCTTTGCCCGTTCCCGTGACTGGACCAGCCCCCTCAGAACAAGAATTTTATCAAGTCTTTCCTTCACCCTGTGACTCCGGTTTAAGTCCTGAAATCAGGAGAATTCACAGCTCATCAGCTTGAAAACAAAAAAGGGGCAGCTTCCCGAAGGTGAGTTACTTCTTCACTTTCCCTTCAAACATGGATGAGGCGGTAATGTAAATTCCCTCTTCATCGAGATTCAGCAGTTTCCGCAGGGTGGGCTGTGAACCATGTTCCACAAAGATGTCGGGGACACCAAGTATCCTTACATCGGTATCCTTAAGACCCATATTAACAAAATGCTCAAGAACCGATGAGCCAAAACCCCCTGAAACGGCATTCTCTTCAACGGTGAGTATATGCCGGTGTTTGGTGGCAATCCTGTAAAGCATCTCGCTGTCGATCGGTTTGACGAACCTTGCGTTTACTACCGTGGGACATGTGCCGGAGTCCCTTAGCCTGAGGGCCGCCCTGTAGGCGGGATAAACCATGTTGCCAACTGCAAGAATGGCTAAGTCTTCCCCTTCCAGTAGTATCTCGCTTTCACCTAAATGAATGGGTTGCGCGGTGTTGTCAAAACGTTCGATACACCTGCCCCGTGGAAATCTTATTGCCACGGGTTTTTTGAGGGCCAGGGCAAACTCAAGCATTGATTTCAGCTCTTCTCCGTTCTTCGGCGCCATAAAAACGAGGTTGGGAATATGTCTGAGATAGCTGATATCGAAGATCCCGTGATGGGTGGGGCCGTCGTCACCAACAATACCTGCCCTGTCTACGGCAAAGACAACAGGCAGGTTCTGCAGGCATACATCGTGTATGATTTCGTCATAGGCCCTTTGAAGAAAGGTGGAATATATTGCCACAACAGGCTGGTAGCCTTCAGCGGCAAGGCCTGCTGAGAAAGTTACGGCATGAGGCTCTGCAATGCCCACATCAAAGAATCTCCCGGGGAAGGCCCGGGAAAATGATTCCAGCCCGGTCCCCTCGGTCATGGCCGCCACTACGGCTACAACCCTTTCATTTGCCCCTGCCAGTTCCGTCAGGGTGTCACCAAAGACCTTGCTGTATGCCAGGGTGTCCTTTTTCCCCTTCGGAGATCCTGTTTCGAGTTCAAAAGGACCGATCCCGTGGAAGCACGAAGGATCCTTTTCCGAGAACTCGTAACCCTTCCCCTTTTTTGTAATAACATGGACGAGGACCGGTTCAGAGGGGTCTTTTACTTTTTTAAAAGTCTCTAAAAGGAGTTCGATGTTGTATCCGTCGATTGGACCAATATAGTTAAAGCCAAGTTCTTCAAAAAACTGACCCGGCAGAAAGAAACCCTTAAGGGTCTCTTCAACCTTCTGTGCAAAACGGGACATCCTGTCACCAAATCTCGGGATGGTTGCGAGTAAGGCCTTTGTGTCTTTTTTGAACCTCCTGTAAATCTCCCCGGTAAGAATCTTGTTGAGATAACTGGAAAGTGCCCCAACATTTTTTGAGATGGACATCTCATTGTCATTGAGAACCACAATCATGGGTACCCTTAAATGCCCGGCGTTGTTCAGCCCCTCAAAGGCAAGACCTGCGGTCATGGCCCCGTCACCAATTACAGCGATCACATTATAATCATCCCCGCTTAATTGTCTGGCGGTTGCGATGCCGAGGGCCGCTGATATCGAGGTGGAACTGTGTCCCGTACCGAAGCTGTCATGGGGGCTCTCCGACATCTTTGGAAAGCCGGAAATCCCTTTATACTGCCTCAGGGTATCGAAGTTCGACTCACGCCCGGTGATCAGCTTATGAGTATAAGACTGATGACCCACATCCCATATTATCTTGTCCACAGGGGAGTCAAATACATAGTGGAGGGCAAGGGTAAGCTCAATTACCCCGAGGTTGGAGGCAAGGTGTCCTCCTGTACAGGAGACGGTGTTTATAATCCTCTGGCGTATCTCATCGGCAAGAGAGGTCAGTTCATCAGGGGTTAGTTGTTTTATATCCTCCGGGCCACTAATATCGTTAAGCATATTGATCCCTTTTAAAATAGTTCCCTGTTTGGTATTTAGGTTGAATTGTCCGCTCAAGAGACATCCTTCAACTACACCGGCTTTTTTTTACGGAAAAACCAATAATGTATATTATAACCTAAAATGGATGTAATAGTTCACAGGGTATCTTAGATACCGGTGAAGGAGACAGGAGACAGGAGACAGGAGTCAGAATGAAAGAGGAGGTGAGAAAAGAAGCAGCGTAGTCTACAATGCCGGAAGGCCGGCTGTAAACGCTTTTAGTGGCTACCGCAGCTGAATTATAGAGTTATTGTGTTCTTTTTAGGATATACTTTGCTATTTCCGTTAAATAAAAGGCCCTGTCACCAATCGTTTTCACGGCAGTCAACGCCGCCTCGATCAGTTCGGATGCAGCAGCCTTTGATCTCTCTATACCGTGGAGGGCAGGGTAGGTCATCTTGCCCCTTTCACTGTCGGTGCCCGTCCTCTTACCAAGATCTTTTTCATCACCTGTCACATCGAGTATATCGTCCACGATCTGGAAGGCCAACCCAACATTTTCGCCATATGTTGAAATGGCCTCATATACGGAAGGCGGCGACCCCGCAAGGATGGGAGATATCTGCACCGATGCGGCAATCATTGCCCCTGTCTTGTGCGTATGGATAAAATGGACGGTCCTTGGATCAGGCGTCCGGCCTTCGGAAAGTATGTCTTCAGCCTGGCCACCTACCATTCCACGAGTACCGGCGGCATTTGCCAGAACACGGAGAGCCGACAACAAGGAGGGACTCTTAAACCGGTCTCCTTCAGTGAACATGGTAAAGGCCTCCGTTAACAGTGCGTCACCTGCAAGGATTGCGATTGCATCACCAAAGACCTTATGATTTGTCGGCTTTCCCCTGCGGAAATCGTCGTTATCCATTGCAGGAAGGTCGTCGTGTATCAGGGAATAGGTATGAACCAGCTCGATAGCAGCTGCCTGGGGGAGGATGTCTTCAGATTTGCCCCCGCATGCCTCAAAAGAGGCGATCGTGAGTATGGGGCGTATCCTTTTACCGCCTGCAAACAGAGAGTATGTTACTGATTGATACAGTCTTTCAGGCTGGAAGGGTACCGAGAAATAATCCTTGAGGTAGTCGTTGACCTGATTCCTCTTTTTTGCCAAATACTCCTTCAGGGTCATCACTTATTCCCATTCTATGGTACCAGGTGGTTTTGAACTGATATCATAGACCACACGGTTAATGCCGCGAACCTCATTAATAATCCGGTTGGAGATTGTACCGAGCACATCATTGGGGATCTTCGCCCAATCGGCTGTCATCCCGTCAAGGCTTGTAACCGCCCTTACAGATAGGGCAAACTCATAGGTCCTTTCGTCTCCCATTACCCCTACGCTTCTTACGGGAAGTAACACTGCAAAGGCCTGCCAGATATCCCTGTAGAGACCTGCCTTTTTGATTTCCTCCAGGACTATGGCATCTGCCTCACGCAAAAGGGCCAGTTTCATGTCGGTAACTTCACCGAGGCACCTGATTGCCAGGCCGGGTCCGGGGAAGGGATGTCTCCAACTGATCTCCTCGGGCAATCCAAGTTCCTCGCCGAGTTCCCGTACTTCATCCTTGAAGAGTTCCCTTAAAGGTTCAATCAGGGTAAGCTTCATAACATCAGGAAGACCACCAACGTTATGGTGGGATTTAATAGTTGCGGAAGGGCCTTTAAAGGAAATGCTTTCTATTACATCGGGATACAGGGTTCCCTGAGCCAGGAACTTGACATCCTTCAATTTTCCCGCCTCTTCTTCAAAAACCTTGATGAATTCATTCCCTATGACCTTTCTTTTCTTTTCCGGATCCGTTACCCCCTTCAGTACCTCCAGAAACCGGTCCTTTGCATTTATTGAAAGTAACTTGAGATGGAAATGCCTCTGGAAGGTGTCTTCCACCTTTTTTCTCTCTCCTTTTCTTAACAGGCCGTTGTCTACGAAGATGCAGGTAAGTCTGTCGCCGATGGCCTTGTGTACAAGGAGTGCAGTGACAGCAGAATCCACCCCGCCACTTAATGCGCAGATCACCCTGCCGTCTCCAACACGGCTTCTTATATCTGCCATAGTCCATTCTATAAAGGAGGTCATCTGCCAGGTCTGGCTGCATTGACAGATACGGACTACAAAATTATGGATTATCCTCTTTCCCTCGTGGGTATGGACAACTTCGGGATGGAACTGAAGGGCATAGAGTTTTCTGTCATGGTTCGCCATGGCGGCAATCGGGGAGTTTTCACTATGTGCAATGGGGGTAAATCCATCAGGGCATTTCTCTATCCTGTCTGCGTGGCTCATCCAGACAACCGAATGCCCGGAGATTCCCCAAAGGAGGTCCCTGTCATCGTCTATTATGATCTCGGCCCGGCCGTACTCACGTCTGTGAGACTTCATCACCTCACCGTTGAGGAGGTAGGCCATCAGCTGCATGCCGTAGCAGATCCCGAGCACCGGAACGCCGAGGTTGAAAATCTCCCTGCTGGGTATCGGGGCTCCTTTTTCGAATACGCTTGAAGGGCCGCCGGAGAGAATAATCCCCTTTGGGTCGAACTCCCGGATCCTGTCTATAGAGACATTATAGGGCAGGATTTCTGAGTAGACTTTTGTTTCTCTTACCCTGCGGGCAATAAGCTGGGTATACTGGGAGCCGAAATCAAGTACAAGAATCTTTTCTCTTACCATAGCGATTAATGCTTATGTCAGAAGTCAAGCTCTCCGGCCAAAAGGCGGAGCTTGCCAATGTAGAAAATGTAAGGGGGCCTTTTGTCCAGACCATGAAATTGCCACCCCAACACCTACCGGTCAGTACTGTAATTGGGTGATTCCTTGGTAATAATCACATCGTGTACATGGCTTTCCTTGAGGCCGGCATTCGTTATCTGTATAAACCTGGTTTTCTTTTTCATTTCCGCCATGTTTTTGCATCCACAGTATCCCATGCCCGACTTGAGACCACCTATCAACTGGTGTACGCTATTGGAGACAGGTCCCTTGTAAGGAACACGGCCCTCAACGCCTTCAGGAACGAGCTTGGATGTCTCAACCTCCTCCTGGCCATATCTGTCCCGTGTGCCCTGCGTCATTGCCCCGATGGAGCCCATTCCACGATAGACCTTGTAGCTCCGTCCCTGAAAGAGGATAATCTCACCAGGGGATTCATCGGTACCGGCAAAGAGGCTTCCAATCATAACGGAGTGTGCGCCCGATGCAATGGCCTTTGTAATATCACCGGAGTGTTTTATTCCACCATCCGCAATCAGAGGTATCGAGAGTTTCCCTGCAACTGAATAACACTCCTTGATTGCAGTCAGCTGTGGAACACCGGCGCCGGCCACAACACGTGTGGTGCAGATAGAGCCGGGACCGATACCAACCTTTATGGCATTGGCTCCTGCTTCAATCAGGTCCCTGGCACCCTCTTTGGTTGCAACGTTCCCTGCTATTATATCGATATCGTATTTCTTCTTGAGGTCCTTTAATGTCTTCAGAACTGCATTGCTATGCCCATGTGCCGTATCTATCACCAATACGTCAACTCCGGCCTTGACGAGCAGTTCCGCCCGTTCAACGGCATCATTCCCCACGCCTACAGCAGCCCCGACACGGAGACGGCCAACTGAATCCTTACAGGCGTCAGGGTACTTTCTCCTTTTTTCTATATCCTTGATAGTTATGAGGCCTTTCAGGTTTCTGTTTTTATCGACGATGGGCAGCTTTTCGATCTTGTACTTATGGAGAATTCCCTTTGCTTCATCGAGGGTTATATTCTCCTCGGCAGTGATAAGACCTTTTTTGGTCATCACATCCTTGACCTTTCGCTCCATCCTTGTCTCAAACCTCAGATCCCTGTTTGTCAGGATCCCTACAAGCTTCCCCTTAACGGTAACGGGAACTCCCGAGATCTTGTATCTTTCCATAAGGGAAAGTGCATCGAGGATAGGGGCATCGGGTAATACGGTTATGGGGTCGATTATCATTCCGCTTTCAGACTTCTTGACCTTATCGACTTCAAAGGCCTGCTTTTCGGGGGACATTGCGCGGTGTATGAACCCGATTCCCCCCTCTCTTGCAATTGCAATTGCAAGTGATGCCGTTGTAACGGTATCCATTGCAGCACTTACAATCGGTATTTTCAGCTGGATGTTTGGTGTAAGATTTGTGGTTACATCAACATCCTTAGGGGTTACATCGGATTTTGCCGGAAGAAGCAGAACATCATCAAAGGTCAACCCGACCGGAACATCTTTTTGAAGCATTGGCACCTCATGAATTTATTGAAATAATCAAAAATATTAACATTATCCCCAAGGTTAAAGCAACTTGAACATCCTAACCGCAGCAATTCACGGTGAAGGCAAAAAAAGGACCTATAACGACAGGAGGCCCAAATATTTTCGGATAATTAGCATACTGAGGCAATTATTGCAAATAAATCCTGTTTATGACGACGGTGTGTTTAATCAAAGAGTCAAAAATGGCAAGGGAAAGTCGCTAATTGGACAGACCTATCCGTTAATCCTTTCTGGAGAAGGGTTAGAAAGAAGAATCTGAAATGAGAGACAAATAGGAATCATCCATTCACAAAAACTCAGAAGGTTTAAGCAGCCGTCTTAACAATATTTCCCAGTCGGGGAATATTAGAATATGAATAGAGGCTCTCAGATGATCCCATAAATTCCTCTTGCTGCCAAATTTAAGCCTGCATTGCTGATACAGTATGTCCGTTAGTTCAAATATCTGATGCATGAAGAATGCTAAAAGATTTAAAAGGAAAAAGTTCATGGAGAGGTGCTTTTCCCCATGGCCGTAATTGTGTTCTATATAATAACCCTGGTTCTTCAGGGTGTTGAATGTCTCATTCTCTATCTTCCACCGGCTCCTGCCACCCCTGACAAGTTCTCTAACATTTCCTTTATTAATATTTATATCCGTTACCCAACTGTTACGATATGTTGTTTTCCCCTTGTCTATTATCCGGTATTCAAAATAGTTTATCCAGAGGGTATCTTTGTTACCGTTTAATGGAACTTCATTTATCCACTCATATACATGCAAACGGCCTTTTTTATCTTTTAGTTTCATACTTGAAACCTCTTTTAACTGCCTCTGCTCATTAACCCATTCCATAAGTATCTTGTGGTCTTCCGCCTTTGCCACCAGTATGTATCTCATCCTGTTTGCCTTTACTTCCTCTATAAATGGCTGCTTGCTGTGAAGACTGTCTGCAACTATGATTATCTTTAACCTCTGATGGGTTTCCCTTATCTTTTTAATCAACCTCTTACCTGCATTTATCTCACAGTCCTGTTTTTTATTTCCGTCTGTATTCTTTACCGCCTCAGGAGCAAGCGGGATTACCTGTCTCATGTCGGGATGCATAAGCGCTGCCTGCACTATCTGATGTTCATAGCTTACTTTTCCCTTCTTGCTTTCCTTACGCAGACATCCGGGACAGCTTATCTTGTCTGAACTGAAATATCCTGTCCCATCCATTGAGATTAGATAGTGGTCCCCCAGAAATCGATATTGTTCAAGGTGTTTCCCCCTCTGTAGCGCCATGAAAAAATCCTTAAATACAGGTCCAAGCTCTGTACTGTCTACTGCATCTATTACTTCTTTCATCTGTGAGTCTTTGGGTATGCTTTCTACTTGAAAAAGTGTCTTTAAATTGTTATTGTGTATACCCTCCTCCAACCTCTTTTGAAATTGAAGTATGGATGGGTCCTGAAAATACATCATTGCATATCCCGACATGAATACATCATGAATGGAGTGCTTTATCTTCTTCATCTGCCTATGCTCCGATATGCCTTGCAGACAGCCGGTTAGCTTCTTGCGTAATGATCCAAATGACAGATGTTTCTTCGTATGCATTGAAATACATACTACTACATTTAGGGGTCAAAAGTTTAGAATTGTTTTTCTATTTAAATTCAGTAGGTTAGCCTGCTGCTCTCGTGGCTATGATAAAAACTCTTTGTCTCTTCTGAGCTTTCGGAAGCGAATACCTTTGCGAATTCCATTTTCTCTTCCCTGCCGAATCCCTTATGTTTACTTGCTCTTTGCATTTACTGTGAATTGCTGGGCATATCCAGCAATTCACGGTTAAGGCAAATAAATTGGAATACATATTACTACATTTAGGGGTCAAACGCTCAGGATTGTTTTTCCTTTAAATTCAACGGGTTAACGTGCTGCTCTCCTGATATAGGAAAAAACTCCAAGACTGTTGAGAGCTTTGGGGAGTGAATACCTTTGCGAAATTTATTTCCTCTTTCTTGCCGAATCCCTTATGTATACTTGTTCTTTGCCTTCACCGTGAATTGCTGGGATTTCGCATCAAGTGCGGAATGACGGAATAGATGACTTTATGGACAGACACTATATAGTTGTATAAAAGGGCTCTTCCGGAGACTGCCAGAAGGAGGATATGACAGACTTAGCGACAGATCCGGGTATAACCCCCAAAAACCGTCATATTCCCTGCCGATCCCATATTGTGCCCGGCAATGTCTCCGCAGAACTCAAATCCATCTCCGGGATGGTCTTGTGGGGGCTCTGCTGCCCTTGTTTGATTGGTGGTGAACGGTTTTGAACGCAATATAAAAGACAATTGTACCAAAATGTACAGAATAGCGGAGTTTTAATGGTATTTTGGTTGGTATAGATATTGCTTAATTGATGGCATGAGAAAACTGTCCATTTCGGTCATGGTCCTGATGCTGATACTCCTGTCGGGCCTGTGGTCGACTCTATACGCCGCAGACATCAAGATGCTCTATTTTTATGAAAAGGGTTGTAAATGGTGTGCAATGATGGACAAAGTACTTCAGGACACAACAATAAAAAGCATACTGGATAACAATACCGAGATTGACAGAATAGACATTAAAGGCAACAAGATAACCGCCGCCGGCCTGACCGGGAAGGAACTGGCAAAGAAATACAATGTGCGGGGGGTCCCAACTTTAATATTCCTTGATTCCTCAAAAAAAGAGATCATCAGGATCCCCGGGGCATTGAAAAAAGAGGATTTCAGGAATGTGCTCTGCGAGTACATAAGTGCATATAAGACAGCCTGCTAAGCCGGAGTATATGGGGAGGCGCTCTGGTTGATCAAATTACCCACTTACATACTACATATGCTTTTGCATATATAAATACTCAAAAAGAAAGGAGGTACGGTAATGCAGAGTGAAGGTAAGAGGTGCAGTTTGTTTTCCGTTAAGGCGTTTGTAGTTTTTTCAGTTTTTATTTTGTTAACCATTCCGTCGATTGTCCTGGCGGGTGGTAATGCAGTTAATGGTGAAAAGGTTGTCAAGACCCGCAAGATCGGCAACTGCATAGCATGTCATTATGTTCCGGGACTTGAATTCCCGGGAGACATAGGCCCCAATCTTGTCGACGCAATGAAGGGGTTCACCCCCAAAGACAGGGACACCGTCAGACAGTGGGTATGGGATGCCAGAAAATTCAATCCCGATACCATTATGCCCCCCTTTGGTCCTAAGAAGATTCTGACCAAGCAGCAAGTCGATGATGTAGTGGCGTATCTTTATACATTAAAAAAGTATAAAAAATAAACTCAGGAGGAGAAGATGAGCAAAAAGGAAACAAACCTGAAAATTTCACGAAGGCAATTTATGAGATCGACCGGTCTTGGCCTGGTATGTGCGACGGCATTGATGAGCGGGGCACTGCCCGGACTTCTGGGAAAAGCCTATGCCAAAGGTACTAAATCCGCAAATGATGCAGCCGGGG
Coding sequences:
- a CDS encoding transposase DDE domain protein, with product MKKIKHSIHDVFMSGYAMMYFQDPSILQFQKRLEEGIHNNNLKTLFQVESIPKDSQMKEVIDAVDSTELGPVFKDFFMALQRGKHLEQYRFLGDHYLISMDGTGYFSSDKISCPGCLRKESKKGKVSYEHQIVQAALMHPDMRQVIPLAPEAVKNTDGNKKQDCEINAGKRLIKKIRETHQRLKIIIVADSLHSKQPFIEEVKANRMRYILVAKAEDHKILMEWVNEQRQLKEVSSMKLKDKKGRLHVYEWINEVPLNGNKDTLWINYFEYRIIDKGKTTYRNSWVTDININKGNVRELVRGGRSRWKIENETFNTLKNQGYYIEHNYGHGEKHLSMNFFLLNLLAFFMHQIFELTDILYQQCRLKFGSKRNLWDHLRASIHILIFPDWEILLRRLLKPSEFL
- the guaB gene encoding inosine-5'-monophosphate dehydrogenase, encoding MLQKDVPVGLTFDDVLLLPAKSDVTPKDVDVTTNLTPNIQLKIPIVSAAMDTVTTASLAIAIAREGGIGFIHRAMSPEKQAFEVDKVKKSESGMIIDPITVLPDAPILDALSLMERYKISGVPVTVKGKLVGILTNRDLRFETRMERKVKDVMTKKGLITAEENITLDEAKGILHKYKIEKLPIVDKNRNLKGLITIKDIEKRRKYPDACKDSVGRLRVGAAVGVGNDAVERAELLVKAGVDVLVIDTAHGHSNAVLKTLKDLKKKYDIDIIAGNVATKEGARDLIEAGANAIKVGIGPGSICTTRVVAGAGVPQLTAIKECYSVAGKLSIPLIADGGIKHSGDITKAIASGAHSVMIGSLFAGTDESPGEIILFQGRSYKVYRGMGSIGAMTQGTRDRYGQEEVETSKLVPEGVEGRVPYKGPVSNSVHQLIGGLKSGMGYCGCKNMAEMKKKTRFIQITNAGLKESHVHDVIITKESPNYSTDR
- the ldc gene encoding lysine/ornithine decarboxylase; this translates as MKKNIHSSISPLTWQKILNFLATSEEQTPYLLLDRDVVGKKAGLIGGGINNSKCFYAVKAHPGIEVVRLIDSLGLNFEIASEGELHILKTLGVSPERIISSNPVKNPHFIEEAFSYGITYFAFDSTEEVDKISRIAPSSNVYVRLTVPNEGSEWPLSKKFGVEPDRALDLLLYAGEKGLNPAGITFHVGSQCTNIYNWSTALDKVKTLWIKAGEKGLSLNLLNLGGGYPIRYRRDIIGIPAIEEMINDLITKQFPEDLMIHLEPGRAVVGDAGVFVASVTGKAKRGDENWLYIDVGVFNGLMESIGGIKYSYVVGSRAEPKRWIIAGPSCDSLDVIDRDIILPEPSTGDHLLIPSSGAYTVSYASEFNGFRIPKTILI
- the dxs gene encoding 1-deoxy-D-xylulose-5-phosphate synthase, which produces MLNDISGPEDIKQLTPDELTSLADEIRQRIINTVSCTGGHLASNLGVIELTLALHYVFDSPVDKIIWDVGHQSYTHKLITGRESNFDTLRQYKGISGFPKMSESPHDSFGTGHSSTSISAALGIATARQLSGDDYNVIAVIGDGAMTAGLAFEGLNNAGHLRVPMIVVLNDNEMSISKNVGALSSYLNKILTGEIYRRFKKDTKALLATIPRFGDRMSRFAQKVEETLKGFFLPGQFFEELGFNYIGPIDGYNIELLLETFKKVKDPSEPVLVHVITKKGKGYEFSEKDPSCFHGIGPFELETGSPKGKKDTLAYSKVFGDTLTELAGANERVVAVVAAMTEGTGLESFSRAFPGRFFDVGIAEPHAVTFSAGLAAEGYQPVVAIYSTFLQRAYDEIIHDVCLQNLPVVFAVDRAGIVGDDGPTHHGIFDISYLRHIPNLVFMAPKNGEELKSMLEFALALKKPVAIRFPRGRCIERFDNTAQPIHLGESEILLEGEDLAILAVGNMVYPAYRAALRLRDSGTCPTVVNARFVKPIDSEMLYRIATKHRHILTVEENAVSGGFGSSVLEHFVNMGLKDTDVRILGVPDIFVEHGSQPTLRKLLNLDEEGIYITASSMFEGKVKK
- the tlyA gene encoding 16S/23S rRNA (cytidine-2'-O)-methyltransferase TlyA, which gives rise to MKERLDKILVLRGLVQSRERAKALIMGKKVFVDGHPVTKAGTPVDTESRIDLRGNDLPYVSRGGLKLKGALDYFSVNIEGAVTLDVGASTGGFTDCMLQGGAKKVYAVDVGYGQLSWKLRNDPRVIVLERTNIRHLTKEAIPEEMDFVTIDVSFISLLKVIPAALQFLKRGGKILALVKPQFEVGKSEIEKGGVIRDSEKRENAVNRIVDQIKSMGLYVEGPFESTLRGQKGNIEYFVLING
- a CDS encoding thiol:disulfide interchange protein precursor → MRKLSISVMVLMLILLSGLWSTLYAADIKMLYFYEKGCKWCAMMDKVLQDTTIKSILDNNTEIDRIDIKGNKITAAGLTGKELAKKYNVRGVPTLIFLDSSKKEIIRIPGALKKEDFRNVLCEYISAYKTAC
- the guaA gene encoding GMP synthase [glutamine-hydrolyzing], which produces MVREKILVLDFGSQYTQLIARRVRETKVYSEILPYNVSIDRIREFDPKGIILSGGPSSVFEKGAPIPSREIFNLGVPVLGICYGMQLMAYLLNGEVMKSHRREYGRAEIIIDDDRDLLWGISGHSVVWMSHADRIEKCPDGFTPIAHSENSPIAAMANHDRKLYALQFHPEVVHTHEGKRIIHNFVVRICQCSQTWQMTSFIEWTMADIRSRVGDGRVICALSGGVDSAVTALLVHKAIGDRLTCIFVDNGLLRKGERKKVEDTFQRHFHLKLLSINAKDRFLEVLKGVTDPEKKRKVIGNEFIKVFEEEAGKLKDVKFLAQGTLYPDVIESISFKGPSATIKSHHNVGGLPDVMKLTLIEPLRELFKDEVRELGEELGLPEEISWRHPFPGPGLAIRCLGEVTDMKLALLREADAIVLEEIKKAGLYRDIWQAFAVLLPVRSVGVMGDERTYEFALSVRAVTSLDGMTADWAKIPNDVLGTISNRIINEVRGINRVVYDISSKPPGTIEWE
- a CDS encoding cytochrome c, which gives rise to MQSEGKRCSLFSVKAFVVFSVFILLTIPSIVLAGGNAVNGEKVVKTRKIGNCIACHYVPGLEFPGDIGPNLVDAMKGFTPKDRDTVRQWVWDARKFNPDTIMPPFGPKKILTKQQVDDVVAYLYTLKKYKK
- a CDS encoding farnesyl diphosphate synthase → MTLKEYLAKKRNQVNDYLKDYFSVPFQPERLYQSVTYSLFAGGKRIRPILTIASFEACGGKSEDILPQAAAIELVHTYSLIHDDLPAMDNDDFRRGKPTNHKVFGDAIAILAGDALLTEAFTMFTEGDRFKSPSLLSALRVLANAAGTRGMVGGQAEDILSEGRTPDPRTVHFIHTHKTGAMIAASVQISPILAGSPPSVYEAISTYGENVGLAFQIVDDILDVTGDEKDLGKRTGTDSERGKMTYPALHGIERSKAAASELIEAALTAVKTIGDRAFYLTEIAKYILKRTQ